Proteins from a single region of Streptomyces griseiscabiei:
- a CDS encoding ankyrin repeat domain-containing protein, with the protein MTEALDPEVVELATKIFDLARRGETEALVAYVDAGVPADLTNDRGDSLVMLAAYHGHAEAVRALLARGGEADRVNDRGQTPLAGAVFKGEEGVIRVLLEGGADPVAGTPNAVDTARMFGKTELLELFAAH; encoded by the coding sequence ATGACCGAAGCCCTCGACCCCGAGGTCGTGGAGCTGGCGACCAAGATCTTCGATCTGGCCCGCCGGGGCGAGACCGAGGCGCTCGTGGCGTACGTGGACGCGGGGGTTCCGGCCGACCTCACCAACGACCGCGGCGACTCGCTCGTGATGCTCGCCGCGTATCACGGTCACGCCGAGGCGGTGCGGGCGCTCCTGGCCCGCGGCGGCGAGGCGGACCGTGTCAACGACCGGGGCCAGACTCCCCTCGCCGGGGCGGTTTTCAAGGGTGAGGAGGGCGTCATCCGCGTCCTTCTGGAGGGCGGGGCCGATCCGGTCGCGGGCACTCCGAACGCGGTTGACACCGCACGGATGTTCGGTAAGACAGAACTGCTCGAACTGTTCGCAGCGCACTGA
- a CDS encoding SCO1417 family PLP biosynthesis transcription factor: MAQWTSAMGAAQLARLLTSQQERPAGPSTRRPPAYRALADGIRLLVLEGRVPVAARLPAERELALSLSVSRTTVAAAYEALRAEGFLESRRGAGSWTAVPAGKPLPARGLEPLPPEALGSMIDLGCAALPAPEPWLTRAVRGALEELPPYAHTHGDYPAGLPALRSMLAERYTARGIPTMPEQIMVTTGAMGAMDAICHLFAGRGERIAVESPSYANILQLMREAGARLVPVAMADGLAGWDMDRWRQVLRDAAPRLAYVVADFHNPTGALADEDRRRGLVDAARGAGTVLVADETMTELWLDDDVEMPRPVCAFDPAGSTVITVGSASKAFWAGMRIGWVRAAPEVIRSLVAARAYADLGTPVLEQLAVNWLMSTGGWAQAVDVRREQARGNRDALVTALRRELPDWEFSEPRGGLTLWVRTGGLSGSRLAEVGERVGVRVPSGPRFGVDGAFEGYVRLPFTVGGAVAEEAAVRLAAAARLVRDGASGGGEGPRTFVA; encoded by the coding sequence ATGGCGCAGTGGACTTCGGCGATGGGGGCGGCTCAGCTCGCGCGGCTGCTCACCTCCCAGCAGGAGCGCCCCGCCGGTCCCAGCACCCGCCGCCCGCCCGCCTACCGCGCTCTCGCCGACGGCATCCGGCTGCTGGTCCTGGAGGGCCGTGTGCCGGTGGCCGCCCGGCTGCCCGCCGAGCGGGAGCTTGCCCTGTCCCTCTCCGTCAGCCGTACGACCGTCGCGGCGGCCTACGAGGCGCTGCGCGCCGAGGGGTTCCTGGAGTCCCGGCGGGGAGCCGGCAGCTGGACGGCCGTCCCGGCCGGGAAGCCGTTGCCCGCGCGCGGACTGGAACCCCTGCCGCCCGAGGCGCTCGGTTCGATGATCGACCTGGGCTGCGCGGCCCTGCCCGCCCCCGAACCCTGGCTCACCCGGGCCGTGCGGGGCGCGCTGGAGGAACTGCCGCCCTACGCCCACACCCACGGCGACTACCCGGCCGGGCTGCCCGCGCTGCGCTCCATGCTCGCCGAGCGGTACACCGCGCGCGGGATCCCGACGATGCCCGAGCAGATCATGGTGACCACGGGGGCCATGGGAGCCATGGACGCCATCTGCCACCTCTTCGCCGGGCGCGGCGAGCGGATCGCGGTGGAGTCGCCGTCGTACGCCAACATCCTGCAGCTGATGCGGGAGGCGGGGGCGCGACTGGTGCCGGTCGCGATGGCCGACGGGCTCGCCGGATGGGACATGGACCGGTGGCGGCAGGTGCTGCGGGACGCGGCGCCCCGGCTCGCCTACGTCGTCGCCGACTTCCACAATCCGACCGGCGCGCTCGCCGACGAGGACCGGCGGCGAGGGCTCGTCGACGCGGCGCGGGGTGCCGGGACGGTGCTCGTCGCCGACGAGACGATGACCGAGCTGTGGCTCGACGACGATGTGGAGATGCCGCGGCCCGTGTGCGCGTTCGATCCGGCGGGGTCCACGGTGATCACGGTCGGGTCGGCCAGCAAGGCGTTCTGGGCGGGGATGCGGATCGGCTGGGTGCGGGCCGCGCCGGAGGTGATCCGGAGTCTTGTGGCGGCGCGGGCGTATGCGGATCTGGGGACGCCGGTGCTGGAGCAGCTGGCCGTGAACTGGCTGATGAGCACGGGGGGCTGGGCGCAGGCCGTGGACGTGCGGCGGGAGCAGGCGCGGGGCAACCGGGACGCGTTGGTGACGGCGCTGCGGCGTGAGCTGCCGGACTGGGAGTTCTCGGAGCCCCGGGGCGGGCTGACGCTGTGGGTGCGCACCGGGGGTCTGTCGGGGTCCCGGCTCGCGGAGGTGGGGGAGCGGGTCGGCGTCCGGGTGCCGTCCGGGCCCCGGTTCGGGGTGGACGGGGCCTTCGAGGGATATGTGCGGCTGCCGTTCACCGTGGGGGGAGCGGTGGCCGAGGAGGCGGCCGTGCGGTTGGCGGCGGCGGCACGGCTGGTGCGGGACGGGGCGTCCGGTGGGGGCGAGGGGCCGCGGACGTTCGTGGCGTGA
- the yczE gene encoding membrane protein YczE, producing MTTQDLPQGVPPRRLGRRLTQLYTGLALYGASSALLVEAGLGLEPWNVLHQGLAELTGMTIGVVSIFVGAVVLLLWIPLRQRPGLGTVSNVFVVGIAMDATLALVPEAHTMAVRIPLLVAGIVLNGVATGLYIAARFGPGPRDGLMTGLHRRTGRSVRLMRTAVEVAVLATGFALGGTVGVGTLLYALSIGPLAQFFLRLFAVPPESGSTVVATGPPERAILPG from the coding sequence TTGACCACACAGGACCTACCGCAGGGAGTGCCGCCGCGCCGTCTGGGCCGACGGCTGACCCAGCTGTACACCGGCCTCGCGCTGTACGGCGCCAGCTCCGCGCTGCTGGTGGAGGCGGGCCTCGGCCTGGAGCCGTGGAACGTGCTGCACCAGGGTCTGGCGGAGCTGACCGGGATGACCATCGGCGTGGTGTCGATCTTCGTCGGCGCGGTGGTGCTGCTCCTGTGGATCCCGCTGCGCCAGCGCCCGGGCCTCGGCACGGTCTCCAACGTCTTCGTGGTCGGCATCGCGATGGACGCCACCCTGGCCCTGGTGCCCGAGGCGCACACCATGGCCGTACGCATCCCCCTCCTCGTCGCCGGGATCGTGCTGAACGGCGTGGCGACGGGCCTGTACATCGCCGCCCGGTTCGGTCCGGGTCCGCGCGACGGTCTGATGACGGGACTGCACCGGCGTACCGGCCGCTCGGTCCGGCTGATGCGGACGGCCGTGGAGGTGGCGGTGCTGGCGACCGGCTTCGCCCTCGGCGGCACGGTCGGCGTGGGCACCCTTCTCTACGCGCTCTCCATCGGTCCGCTCGCCCAGTTCTTCCTGCGCCTGTTCGCCGTCCCCCCGGAATCCGGCAGCACGGTCGTTGCCACCGGTCCACCGGAGCGGGCCATACTGCCCGGGTGA
- a CDS encoding glycerophosphodiester phosphodiesterase, protein MTAPVRHPYLDHPGPIAFAHRGGAADGLENTMAQFRRAVESGYRYIETDVHATLDGKLVAFHDSTLDRVTDGAGRIADLPWREIRGARVAGAEPVPLFEDLLEAFPGVRWNVDVKAEPALHPLLNLVARTGSWDRVCVGSFSESRVARAQRLAGPRLATSYGTGGVLGLRLRSWGIPATVRRSAVAAQVPESQSGVPVVDHRFVRAAHARGLQVHVWTVNEPQRMHRLLDLGVDGIMTDHIDTLRKVLEDRGTWV, encoded by the coding sequence GTGACCGCCCCCGTACGCCACCCCTACCTCGACCATCCGGGCCCGATCGCCTTCGCCCACCGGGGCGGGGCGGCGGACGGCCTGGAGAACACCATGGCCCAGTTCCGGCGGGCGGTGGAGTCGGGCTACCGCTACATCGAGACCGATGTGCACGCCACGCTCGACGGCAAGCTCGTCGCGTTCCACGACTCGACCCTGGACCGGGTGACCGACGGGGCGGGCCGGATAGCGGACCTGCCGTGGAGGGAGATCCGCGGCGCGCGCGTGGCGGGCGCCGAACCGGTCCCCCTCTTCGAGGACCTGCTCGAAGCCTTCCCCGGCGTCCGCTGGAACGTCGACGTCAAGGCGGAGCCGGCGCTCCATCCGCTCCTCAACCTCGTCGCCCGCACCGGGTCCTGGGACCGGGTCTGCGTCGGCTCGTTCTCCGAGTCCCGCGTCGCGCGCGCCCAGCGCCTCGCCGGCCCGCGCCTGGCCACCTCGTACGGCACCGGCGGCGTCCTGGGGCTGCGGCTGCGCTCCTGGGGCATCCCCGCCACGGTCCGCCGCTCGGCGGTCGCCGCCCAGGTGCCGGAGTCCCAGTCGGGGGTGCCCGTCGTGGACCACCGGTTCGTCCGGGCCGCCCACGCGCGCGGGCTGCAGGTCCACGTCTGGACCGTGAACGAACCGCAACGTATGCACCGGCTCCTGGATCTGGGCGTCGATGGCATCATGACCGATCACATCGACACGCTGCGCAAGGTGCTTGAGGACCGGGGGACCTGGGTCTGA
- a CDS encoding MFS transporter — protein sequence MGTDTVRTDQADEAAGRRREQRGWYFYDWACSVYSTSVLTVFLGPYLTEVAKSAADTDGYVHPLGIPVRAGSFFAYSVSLSVILAVVIMPLVGAAADRTGRKKPLLGAAAYVGAAATAGMFFLDGDRYLLGGVLLVVANAAQSVAMMLYNSYLPQIAPPEERDAVSSRGWAFGYAAGSLVLVANLILFTAHDSFGISEGMAVRICLASAGLWWGAFTLIPLSRLRDRRTPAGEAKGSEEGATAPGLRQLAATVRDMRRHPLTLAFLLAYLVYNDGIQTVISQASVYGSEELGLEQSTLIVAVLLVQILAVGGALGMGRLSRRYGAKRTILGSLVAWTLILAAGYFLPAGAPVFFFVLASGIGLVLGGSQALSRSLFSHLVPPGKEAEYFSAYEMSDRGMSWLGPLLFGVTYQLTGSYRDAIISLVAFFVLGFALLARVPVHRAIRDAGNPVPDRI from the coding sequence GTGGGCACCGACACCGTGCGAACGGACCAGGCCGACGAGGCCGCGGGCAGACGGCGTGAACAGCGCGGCTGGTACTTCTACGACTGGGCCTGCTCCGTCTACTCGACCAGCGTCCTGACCGTGTTCCTCGGCCCCTATCTGACCGAGGTCGCCAAGTCCGCCGCCGACACGGACGGTTACGTCCATCCTCTGGGCATACCGGTCCGCGCGGGCTCCTTCTTCGCGTACTCGGTGTCCCTGTCGGTGATCCTGGCCGTCGTGATCATGCCCCTGGTGGGCGCGGCGGCCGACCGTACGGGCCGCAAGAAGCCGCTCCTGGGCGCGGCCGCCTATGTCGGTGCCGCCGCGACCGCGGGCATGTTCTTCCTGGACGGCGACCGCTATCTGCTCGGTGGCGTCCTGCTGGTCGTCGCGAACGCCGCGCAGTCCGTGGCGATGATGCTCTACAACTCCTATCTCCCGCAGATCGCGCCGCCCGAGGAACGTGACGCCGTCTCCTCCCGGGGCTGGGCCTTCGGCTACGCGGCGGGCTCCCTGGTCCTGGTCGCGAACCTGATCCTGTTCACCGCCCACGACTCCTTCGGCATCTCCGAGGGCATGGCCGTCCGTATCTGCCTGGCCTCGGCGGGCCTGTGGTGGGGCGCCTTCACCCTGATCCCGCTGAGCCGCCTGCGCGACCGCCGTACTCCGGCGGGAGAGGCCAAGGGGTCCGAGGAGGGAGCGACGGCCCCCGGTCTGCGGCAGCTCGCCGCGACCGTCCGCGACATGCGCCGCCACCCGCTGACGCTCGCCTTCCTCCTCGCCTACCTGGTCTACAACGACGGCATCCAGACGGTGATCTCCCAGGCCTCGGTGTACGGCTCCGAGGAACTCGGTCTGGAGCAGTCCACGCTCATCGTGGCGGTGCTGCTGGTGCAGATCCTGGCGGTGGGCGGTGCCCTCGGCATGGGCCGGCTCTCCCGCCGCTACGGCGCCAAGCGCACCATCCTCGGCTCCCTGGTGGCCTGGACCCTGATTCTCGCCGCCGGCTACTTCCTCCCGGCGGGGGCGCCCGTCTTCTTCTTCGTCCTCGCCTCGGGCATCGGCCTGGTCCTCGGCGGCAGCCAGGCCCTCTCCCGTTCTCTCTTCTCCCATCTCGTCCCGCCCGGCAAGGAGGCCGAGTACTTCTCCGCGTACGAGATGAGCGACCGCGGGATGAGCTGGCTGGGCCCCCTGCTGTTCGGTGTGACATACCAGCTGACCGGAAGTTATCGGGACGCGATCATCTCCCTGGTGGCCTTCTTCGTCCTGGGATTCGCCCTGCTCGCGAGGGTTCCGGTGCACCGGGCGATCCGCGACGCGGGCAATCCCGTACCGGACAGGATTTAG
- a CDS encoding RNA polymerase-binding protein RbpA, whose translation MSERALRGTRLVVTSYETDRGIDLAPRQAVEYACEKGHRFEMPFSVEAEIPPEWECKVCGAQALLVDGDGPEEKKAKPARTHWDMLMERRTREELEEVLEERLAVLRSGAMNIAVHPRDSRKSA comes from the coding sequence ATGAGTGAGCGAGCTCTTCGCGGCACGCGCCTCGTGGTGACCAGCTACGAGACGGACCGCGGCATCGACTTGGCTCCGCGCCAGGCCGTGGAGTACGCATGCGAGAAGGGGCACCGCTTCGAGATGCCCTTCTCGGTCGAGGCGGAGATTCCGCCGGAGTGGGAGTGCAAGGTCTGCGGGGCCCAAGCACTCCTCGTGGACGGCGACGGCCCTGAGGAAAAGAAGGCCAAGCCCGCGCGTACACATTGGGACATGCTGATGGAGCGGCGCACGCGCGAGGAACTCGAAGAGGTTCTCGAAGAGCGCCTCGCGGTTCTCCGCTCCGGCGCGATGAACATCGCGGTACATCCGCGAGACAGCCGCAAGTCCGCGTAG
- the fxsA gene encoding FxsA family membrane protein: MTTGVPSSTYPARPRRSRLRTFLPLGVAAWLVLEIWLLTVVAGAAGGFTVFLLLVAGFVAGSAVVKRSGRRAFRALSETLQQQQGGGVSPGAGAGAGKSEGNGFLMLGGLLLMLPGLVSDAVGLVLLVPPVQKALGRYAERTFERKIREAGAGGLGDAFQQARMHRPDGKVVQGEVIRDGEGPGSGDVPPRSPLSR; this comes from the coding sequence ATGACGACTGGCGTTCCGTCCTCGACGTACCCTGCCCGGCCCCGGCGTTCCCGGCTGCGCACGTTTCTGCCGTTGGGTGTCGCCGCCTGGCTGGTGCTGGAGATCTGGCTGCTCACGGTGGTCGCGGGCGCGGCCGGTGGGTTCACGGTCTTTCTGCTGCTCGTCGCCGGGTTCGTCGCCGGGTCCGCGGTGGTGAAGCGGTCCGGGCGCCGGGCGTTCCGGGCGCTCTCCGAGACGCTGCAACAGCAGCAGGGGGGTGGGGTCTCTCCGGGGGCCGGGGCCGGAGCCGGCAAGAGTGAGGGCAACGGGTTCCTGATGCTGGGGGGTCTGCTGCTGATGCTGCCGGGGCTGGTGTCCGACGCCGTGGGGCTGGTGTTGCTGGTTCCGCCGGTACAGAAGGCGTTGGGGCGTTATGCCGAGCGGACCTTCGAGCGGAAGATCCGGGAGGCGGGGGCCGGGGGGCTCGGTGACGCCTTCCAGCAGGCGCGTATGCATCGGCCGGACGGGAAGGTCGTGCAGGGTGAGGTGATCCGGGACGGTGAGGGGCCCGGTTCCGGGGATGTGCCGCCGCGTTCGCCGCTGAGCCGCTGA
- a CDS encoding polyprenol monophosphomannose synthase: protein MNDGDGTLAAEGQERRFGPLGTALVIIPTYNEAENIKAIVGRVRKAVPDAHVLVADDNSPDGTGKLADELAAEDDHVQVLHRKGKEGLGAAYLAGFHWGMENGYGVLIEMDADGSHQPEELPRLLTALKGADLVLGSRWVPGGRVVNWPKSRELISRGGSLYSRVLLDVPVRDVTGGYRAFRRETLEGLGLDEVASQGYCFQVDLARRAVKAGYHVVEVPITFVERELGDSKMSRDILVEALWRVTAWGVGERVGKVLGRDDKRA from the coding sequence GTGAACGACGGCGACGGGACCCTCGCGGCGGAAGGCCAGGAGAGGCGGTTCGGCCCGCTCGGCACGGCCTTGGTGATCATCCCGACCTACAACGAGGCGGAGAACATCAAGGCGATCGTCGGCCGGGTGCGGAAGGCCGTTCCTGACGCGCACGTCCTGGTGGCCGACGACAACAGCCCCGACGGCACGGGAAAGCTCGCCGACGAACTGGCCGCCGAGGACGATCACGTCCAGGTGCTGCACCGCAAGGGCAAGGAAGGGCTCGGCGCCGCCTATCTCGCGGGCTTCCACTGGGGCATGGAGAACGGCTACGGCGTCCTCATCGAGATGGACGCGGACGGCTCGCACCAGCCCGAGGAACTGCCCCGGCTGCTGACCGCGCTCAAGGGCGCCGACCTCGTCCTCGGCTCCCGCTGGGTGCCGGGCGGGCGGGTGGTGAACTGGCCCAAGTCCCGGGAGCTCATCTCGCGCGGCGGCAGCCTCTACTCCCGGGTCCTGCTCGACGTCCCCGTGCGTGACGTCACCGGCGGTTACCGGGCCTTCCGCCGCGAGACCCTCGAAGGGCTCGGGCTCGACGAGGTCGCCTCCCAGGGCTACTGCTTCCAGGTCGACCTCGCCCGTCGCGCGGTCAAGGCGGGCTATCACGTCGTCGAGGTGCCCATCACCTTCGTCGAACGCGAGCTGGGCGACTCCAAGATGAGCCGGGACATCCTCGTCGAGGCGCTGTGGCGGGTCACGGCGTGGGGCGTGGGGGAGCGGGTCGGCAAGGTGCTGGGACGGGACGACAAGCGGGCCTGA
- a CDS encoding amidohydrolase, producing the protein MSDRTAPSKTVLLRGGEVHSPADPFATAMVVEHGQIAWVGSEGAADAFASGVDEVIDLEGALVTPAFTDAHVHTTATGLALTGLDLSTAPSLDAALVLVREFAAARPADRVLLGHGWDAARWPGGRPPTRAELDEATGGRPLYLSRIDVHSAVVTTALLDLVPGAGAFDDGPLTRDAHHAVRATALEAITPAQRVEAQRAALAHAGSLGIGSVHECAGPEISSEDDFTGLLRLAAEEPGPRVVGYWAERDVEKARALGAAGAAGDLFVDGALGSHTACLHEPYTDAAHTGTAYLDAAAVAAHVVACTEAGLQAGFHAIGDAAVASVVEGVRVAAEKVGLARVRAARHRVEHAEMLTPGTVAAFAEFGLTASVQPAFDALWGGDEGMYAQRLGVDRARTLNPLAALLRAGVPLAFGSDSPVTPLDPWGTVRAAAFHRTPEHRVSVRAAFTAHTRGGWRAIGRDDAGVLVPGAPADYAVWRTGELVVQAPDDRVARWSTDPRSGTPGLPDLSPGADLPVCLRTVVAGRTVFVRPGE; encoded by the coding sequence ATGAGTGATCGCACCGCCCCGTCGAAGACCGTGCTGCTCCGCGGCGGAGAAGTCCACAGCCCCGCCGACCCGTTCGCCACCGCGATGGTCGTGGAGCACGGCCAGATCGCCTGGGTCGGCTCCGAGGGCGCCGCCGACGCCTTCGCGTCCGGCGTCGACGAGGTGATCGATCTCGAAGGCGCCCTGGTCACCCCGGCGTTCACCGACGCCCATGTGCACACCACCGCCACCGGCCTCGCCCTCACCGGCCTCGACCTCTCCACCGCCCCCTCCCTGGACGCCGCCCTCGTTCTCGTCCGGGAATTCGCCGCCGCCCGCCCGGCCGACCGCGTCCTCCTCGGCCATGGCTGGGACGCTGCCCGCTGGCCCGGCGGCCGTCCGCCGACCCGCGCCGAACTCGACGAGGCCACCGGCGGACGCCCGCTCTACCTGAGCCGGATCGACGTCCACTCGGCGGTCGTCACCACAGCCCTGCTGGACCTGGTCCCGGGCGCCGGCGCCTTCGACGACGGTCCGCTCACCCGCGACGCCCACCACGCCGTACGCGCCACCGCCCTCGAAGCCATCACCCCCGCCCAGCGCGTCGAGGCCCAGCGCGCGGCCCTGGCGCACGCCGGCTCGCTCGGTATCGGCTCGGTCCACGAGTGCGCGGGCCCCGAGATCTCCTCCGAGGACGACTTCACCGGGCTGCTGCGGCTCGCCGCCGAGGAGCCCGGCCCGCGCGTGGTCGGGTACTGGGCGGAACGGGACGTCGAGAAGGCGCGCGCCCTCGGGGCGGCCGGAGCCGCGGGCGACCTCTTCGTCGACGGCGCCCTCGGCTCGCACACCGCGTGCCTGCACGAGCCGTACACCGACGCCGCCCACACCGGCACCGCCTACCTGGACGCGGCGGCCGTCGCCGCCCATGTGGTCGCCTGTACCGAGGCGGGCCTCCAGGCGGGCTTCCACGCGATCGGGGACGCCGCGGTCGCCTCGGTCGTCGAGGGGGTGCGCGTGGCCGCCGAGAAGGTCGGCCTCGCCCGGGTGCGGGCCGCCCGGCATCGTGTGGAGCACGCCGAGATGCTCACCCCCGGGACCGTCGCCGCCTTCGCCGAGTTCGGTCTCACCGCCTCCGTCCAGCCCGCCTTCGACGCGCTGTGGGGCGGCGACGAGGGCATGTACGCCCAGCGGCTCGGCGTGGACCGGGCCCGCACCCTCAACCCCCTCGCGGCCCTGTTGCGCGCCGGTGTGCCCCTGGCCTTCGGCTCCGACAGCCCGGTCACCCCCCTCGACCCCTGGGGCACCGTCCGCGCGGCGGCCTTCCACCGCACGCCGGAGCACCGGGTGTCCGTACGCGCCGCGTTCACGGCGCACACGCGGGGCGGCTGGCGGGCGATCGGACGGGACGACGCGGGCGTCCTCGTACCGGGCGCACCCGCGGACTACGCGGTCTGGCGCACCGGCGAACTCGTCGTCCAGGCCCCCGACGACCGGGTCGCCCGCTGGTCCACCGACCCCCGTTCCGGCACCCCCGGTCTGCCCGACCTGAGCCCCGGCGCCGACCTGCCCGTCTGTCTGCGGACCGTGGTGGCCGGGCGCACGGTTTTCGTACGGCCGGGCGAGTGA
- a CDS encoding Lrp/AsnC family transcriptional regulator, protein MEELDRQIVQLLVADGRMSYTDLGKATGLSTSAVHQRVRRLEQRGVIRGYAAVVDPEAVGLPMTAFISVKPFDPSAPDDIAERLAGVPEIEACHSVAGDENYILKVRVATPHELEELLARLRSLAGVSTRTTVVLSTPYEARPPRI, encoded by the coding sequence ATGGAGGAGCTGGACCGACAGATCGTGCAGCTGCTCGTCGCGGACGGGCGGATGAGCTACACCGACCTGGGCAAGGCCACGGGCCTGTCCACATCGGCGGTGCATCAGCGGGTGCGCCGACTCGAGCAGCGTGGTGTCATCCGTGGCTACGCCGCGGTCGTCGACCCGGAGGCCGTCGGGCTGCCGATGACCGCGTTCATCTCGGTCAAACCCTTCGATCCCAGCGCCCCCGACGACATCGCCGAACGCCTCGCCGGTGTCCCGGAGATCGAGGCCTGCCACAGCGTCGCCGGCGACGAGAACTACATCCTCAAGGTCCGTGTGGCGACCCCGCACGAACTGGAGGAGCTGCTGGCCAGGCTGCGGTCCCTGGCGGGGGTGTCCACGCGGACGACGGTGGTGCTGTCGACGCCGTACGAGGCGAGGCCCCCGAGGATCTGA
- a CDS encoding acyl-CoA dehydrogenase family protein produces the protein MPDRAAQPVDRQLPTEEARDLISLVREIAQREIAPRAAEEEDTGRFPRELFGLLSESGLLGLPYDSEHGGGDQPYEVYLQSLEELAMARLTVGLGVSVHTLACHALANYGTKEQQVEHLPAMLGGGLLGAYCLSEPSSGSDAASLRTKAVRDGDDWVITGTKAWITHGGVADFYTVMARTGGEGSGSRGITAFLVPGDAEGLSAAAPEKKMGMKGSPTAQLHFDGVRVADSRRIGEEGQGFAIALSALDSGRLGIAACAIGVAQAALDEAVGYATGRQQFGRPIADFQGLRFMLADMATQIEAGRALYLSAARLRDAGRPFSKQAAMAKLLCTDAAMRVTTDAVQILGGYGYTADFPTERYMREAKVLQIVEGTNQIQRMVIARHLAGPESR, from the coding sequence ATGCCCGACCGCGCCGCGCAGCCGGTGGACCGTCAACTGCCCACGGAAGAGGCCCGGGATCTGATCTCGCTCGTCCGTGAGATCGCGCAGCGGGAGATCGCCCCGCGGGCGGCCGAGGAGGAGGACACCGGCCGCTTCCCCCGTGAACTCTTCGGCCTGCTCTCGGAGTCGGGACTGCTCGGCCTCCCGTACGACTCGGAGCACGGCGGCGGGGACCAGCCGTACGAGGTCTATCTCCAGTCCCTGGAAGAGCTGGCCATGGCCCGGCTCACCGTCGGCCTCGGTGTCAGCGTCCACACCCTCGCCTGCCACGCCCTCGCCAACTACGGCACCAAGGAGCAGCAGGTCGAGCATCTGCCCGCGATGCTCGGCGGCGGACTGCTCGGCGCGTACTGCCTCTCCGAGCCCTCCTCCGGCTCGGACGCCGCGTCGCTGCGGACCAAGGCCGTGCGGGACGGCGACGACTGGGTGATCACCGGCACCAAGGCCTGGATCACCCACGGGGGTGTCGCCGACTTCTACACGGTCATGGCCCGCACCGGCGGCGAGGGCTCCGGTTCCCGGGGCATCACGGCCTTCCTGGTGCCCGGTGACGCGGAGGGGCTGAGCGCCGCCGCGCCCGAGAAGAAGATGGGCATGAAGGGCTCACCCACCGCGCAGCTCCACTTCGACGGGGTACGCGTCGCCGACAGCCGGCGCATCGGCGAAGAGGGCCAGGGCTTCGCGATCGCCCTGTCCGCGCTCGACTCCGGACGCCTCGGCATCGCCGCCTGTGCGATCGGCGTGGCCCAGGCCGCCCTGGACGAGGCGGTCGGCTACGCCACCGGACGGCAGCAGTTCGGGCGGCCGATCGCCGACTTCCAGGGGCTGCGCTTCATGCTCGCGGACATGGCGACGCAGATAGAGGCCGGCCGCGCGCTCTACCTCTCCGCCGCCCGGCTGCGTGACGCGGGCAGGCCGTTCTCCAAGCAGGCGGCCATGGCGAAGCTGCTCTGCACCGACGCCGCGATGCGGGTCACCACGGACGCCGTGCAGATCCTCGGCGGGTACGGCTACACGGCGGACTTCCCCACCGAGCGGTACATGCGCGAGGCGAAGGTGCTCCAGATCGTCGAGGGCACCAATCAGATCCAGCGGATGGTCATCGCCCGTCACCTCGCGGGGCCCGAGTCACGCTGA